Proteins encoded within one genomic window of Rubripirellula tenax:
- a CDS encoding DUF1559 family PulG-like putative transporter, with translation MASRNLRRIRKFQRVFESLEARQLLTATLADVVTVSPLSSAYDDGGWVQVGSVAKPEIDTGGHSIVTLGENQYFFDIPFQESVDTLSTMDRIAVDKANRYRLTADSYDITSRKRLRLGYIAYDGDGLPISPAHVSKYAGSTDTALLAPVQPGDTSILVGNASGWSQSGTTGTRVLAWFGYQDGAGTVHADYTYTRNVLGTSIQPAWNSDAIQYGVGDRITLNHPWSGPALAAGTAIRNAMVDDGSFSIPFEVTEHGNNLEYRVTWGQGQSIRFDASLGGRAWNPSSGMQRGLPPGVASISITSNLPVFRGVLVQESPATNHSPVPLTFGGQTRLVGSQSMRTSVSDQATQVDPAIATSLSATVSVQTTTSQPSAVDVHSIGYQAYDADGLLIESQHSQRFGASVDTILTAALQPGDTQIHLQDATGWNNNGADPRGRLIAWYGYTDGSGTAHPDYSYTRNVAGDPSAGLWDVGAIVGDTITLSSPWAGPTIAAGSAVRNTFAGQSLNPVIADRLVLPTSATRMQSPSMSGFWADGTPTDHQWPPGTDSIRAAVELNQTNFTADDRVVVESFLVASSVITTSVPVSGSHTLTLDVLANDPIASSTVSLVNVTAPRFGTASIRPDGSVDYQSAPNFVGTDTFMYKATDSATSLSYQETVVIEIRGSDVALDPALSQSIDSAGQTASQSNPPIAVDDSGQPTFHVVSGATLLADGVSIESVLAHDGTNGLGLSEPVAVSFVDGPRHGSLRLAADGTFTYQSVDGFVGTDSFRYSIFDGVDSDTAMVVVDVLADEVKLVLANLKRLATAVRNYHSAFKQLPVQSGSGTDDYFDADGKPHLSWRVHLLPFLGYYDLFNQFRLDEPYDSSHNLPLAAQMPDVFGDGSGTATDQTRIQTMVSLRSQFASNPLPAWGPVGFNQDEAGTKFRDILDGLSNTIMLIQTGAEKSVTWTAPEDATFDVDDPIATVGTISPDGVNVVMFDGFGIRLPADIDTNDFGSLATRSGWSDEPLVNVREIARQIDAVAYDYGGSQQDASLFQINLALNNYHSAYAQLPPNSGWPRDTNGFPLLSWRVYLLPFIEQQQLYERFNLDEPWDSPNNLPLLDEMPDVFRSQSDAVDSNTTRFKIPWGVGGAYDKRADGSPAVPKFSDFRDGLENTLLVVETGTDTAVAWSKPDTFDFDLADPKNFLGSLPDPFFRAIAADGTLIHLPADIDDAVLSALITKNAQTTYGNGNVPTSEIVDVESLRTKYTSLNSPDVAIDRSNDMKTIGLATHNFHSAFRALPVIDSPEFFDADGRPHLSWRVHLLPFLGHRTLYDQFALDEGWDSATNLPLLQSMPDVYRSLGDSWDSVKTRVQRFVDGGTEEFGFRNGAPFRSTGAAPRFRDFLDGLSNTLLFVESGPDVAVNWTQPDDITFDPANPFANMGDVADGFWAVYADGAVSFLQDVRDEDMALLIRANDRTIPSTTRMRFSAKKIDVVEGGGIGSVEVVPVERYASSVAVTVDDPSAVEIWPSVLTLTPDDWTVPRSISVRAIDDALTTGPRTVTVTVGDQSFEVLIHDDDTATTPTVIATGTAYGGTTAAYGENAFAAPRAALRPGQVSHASSVTNYVRGINRVVIDVEGLSATTLAASDFEFRIGNDDDGSTWVTAPAPSGIEVLPGIGELGTDRIAIVWPDRAIKNTWLQVTVKSGGAIGLPADHVFYVGNQIADVDGAAPGQAIRVNAFDTIDIRFNQSVQPNSAGIDNPFDIDRNGRVDAFDTVMARLNQAASGELQMITAPMVAGPPPAPTARVTAAIEAILTTDVAIVPVADDRIVTRSEFLRRRGDFTVWQRSQSTGDRRIDRTEAAQSRRAIREFWRLNHEVTVTQMEDFFASLRGGTTSID, from the coding sequence ATGGCCTCACGCAATCTCCGTCGCATTCGCAAGTTCCAACGCGTTTTCGAGTCACTCGAGGCACGCCAACTTCTCACCGCCACCTTGGCCGACGTCGTTACCGTATCTCCGCTGAGTTCGGCGTACGACGATGGCGGTTGGGTACAAGTTGGCTCGGTTGCGAAGCCGGAAATTGATACCGGCGGTCATTCGATCGTCACGTTGGGCGAGAACCAGTACTTTTTCGACATTCCGTTCCAGGAAAGTGTCGACACGCTTTCAACGATGGACCGAATCGCGGTTGACAAGGCAAATCGCTATCGATTGACGGCTGACTCATACGACATAACATCCCGAAAACGATTGCGACTGGGCTACATCGCCTATGACGGAGACGGCTTGCCGATTTCGCCGGCTCACGTTTCTAAGTACGCGGGTTCGACAGACACGGCCCTGCTGGCTCCGGTGCAACCGGGTGATACGTCTATTTTGGTCGGAAACGCCAGCGGATGGAGTCAGTCCGGCACCACCGGCACACGAGTACTTGCGTGGTTCGGATACCAGGATGGCGCTGGCACCGTTCATGCGGACTACACTTACACTCGCAACGTTCTCGGTACATCGATCCAACCGGCGTGGAATTCCGACGCGATCCAGTACGGTGTTGGCGACCGGATCACACTGAACCATCCGTGGTCCGGCCCGGCATTAGCCGCTGGGACTGCGATTCGTAACGCGATGGTCGACGACGGATCGTTTTCGATCCCCTTTGAAGTCACCGAACACGGAAACAATCTGGAATACCGTGTCACCTGGGGTCAGGGCCAGAGCATCCGCTTCGATGCGAGCCTTGGCGGTCGTGCGTGGAACCCAAGTAGTGGTATGCAACGCGGGCTTCCACCAGGAGTCGCTTCGATCTCGATCACATCCAACCTTCCCGTGTTCCGCGGCGTGTTGGTTCAAGAGAGCCCGGCGACGAATCACTCGCCGGTGCCGTTGACGTTTGGCGGACAAACGCGGTTGGTGGGTTCCCAGTCGATGCGAACGTCGGTGTCCGACCAAGCGACCCAGGTTGACCCGGCGATCGCCACGTCGTTGTCGGCAACTGTTTCCGTTCAAACAACGACGTCACAGCCATCTGCCGTCGACGTTCATTCGATTGGCTATCAAGCCTACGACGCCGATGGTTTGCTGATCGAGTCGCAACATAGCCAACGTTTCGGAGCATCCGTCGATACGATTTTGACGGCCGCTTTGCAGCCGGGCGACACACAAATCCACTTGCAGGACGCGACCGGATGGAACAACAACGGCGCCGACCCACGCGGTCGGTTGATTGCATGGTACGGATACACCGACGGCTCGGGCACGGCGCATCCCGATTATTCCTACACGCGCAACGTCGCAGGTGACCCGTCGGCGGGCTTGTGGGATGTGGGCGCGATTGTCGGCGACACGATCACGTTGTCGTCGCCTTGGGCGGGTCCAACGATTGCGGCCGGATCGGCCGTACGAAATACGTTTGCTGGTCAATCGCTGAATCCCGTGATTGCCGACCGATTGGTGCTGCCAACCAGCGCGACGCGAATGCAGTCTCCGTCGATGTCGGGATTCTGGGCCGACGGCACGCCGACCGATCACCAATGGCCGCCCGGAACCGACTCGATACGCGCGGCGGTCGAGTTGAACCAAACAAATTTCACGGCCGATGATCGCGTTGTGGTTGAGTCATTCTTGGTCGCCTCGTCGGTGATCACAACGTCGGTTCCGGTTTCGGGAAGTCACACGTTGACGCTGGACGTGTTGGCCAATGATCCGATCGCGTCGTCGACTGTATCGCTAGTGAACGTGACCGCGCCACGATTCGGGACGGCATCGATCCGACCGGACGGAAGCGTCGACTATCAATCGGCTCCGAACTTTGTCGGCACCGACACGTTCATGTACAAGGCGACAGATTCGGCAACGTCGCTGTCGTATCAAGAAACCGTTGTCATCGAGATCCGCGGCTCCGACGTGGCACTCGATCCGGCGCTGTCCCAAAGCATCGATTCGGCGGGCCAAACGGCATCCCAATCGAACCCACCGATCGCTGTGGATGACAGTGGACAACCAACGTTTCACGTCGTATCCGGTGCGACGCTATTGGCCGACGGTGTATCCATTGAGTCGGTCCTAGCCCACGACGGAACGAACGGACTTGGCCTGAGCGAACCGGTCGCCGTTTCGTTCGTCGACGGTCCTCGTCATGGAAGCCTGCGATTGGCGGCCGACGGAACGTTTACGTATCAATCGGTCGATGGCTTTGTCGGCACCGACTCCTTTCGCTACTCCATTTTCGATGGCGTCGACAGCGATACAGCGATGGTGGTTGTGGATGTTTTGGCGGACGAGGTCAAATTGGTGCTCGCGAATCTAAAGAGACTTGCGACGGCCGTACGCAACTACCACAGCGCCTTCAAGCAGCTTCCCGTTCAGAGCGGTTCGGGTACCGATGACTATTTCGATGCCGATGGCAAGCCGCACCTCAGTTGGCGTGTGCATTTGCTTCCATTCCTGGGTTACTACGACCTGTTTAACCAATTTCGCTTGGACGAACCCTACGACAGTTCCCACAACTTGCCGCTGGCTGCGCAGATGCCAGATGTATTCGGTGACGGGTCGGGAACGGCAACCGATCAAACACGGATCCAAACGATGGTATCGCTGCGGAGCCAGTTCGCATCGAATCCGCTGCCTGCCTGGGGACCAGTTGGCTTTAACCAAGACGAAGCCGGGACTAAGTTTCGAGACATTCTTGATGGGCTTTCAAACACGATCATGTTGATCCAAACGGGTGCCGAAAAGTCCGTTACTTGGACGGCACCAGAGGACGCGACCTTTGACGTCGATGATCCCATTGCCACCGTGGGAACCATCTCGCCCGACGGCGTCAACGTCGTCATGTTTGATGGATTCGGTATTCGCTTGCCTGCCGATATCGACACCAACGACTTCGGTTCTTTGGCGACTCGAAGTGGATGGTCGGACGAACCGCTGGTCAATGTTCGTGAAATCGCTCGCCAGATCGATGCGGTTGCTTACGACTACGGCGGTTCGCAGCAGGATGCGTCGCTATTTCAGATCAATTTAGCCCTTAACAATTACCATTCCGCCTATGCTCAACTTCCGCCCAATAGCGGATGGCCAAGAGACACCAACGGATTTCCGCTATTAAGCTGGCGCGTGTATTTGTTACCGTTCATCGAGCAGCAGCAACTGTATGAGCGATTCAACTTGGACGAACCATGGGACAGCCCGAACAACTTGCCGTTGCTGGACGAGATGCCGGATGTATTTCGCAGCCAGAGTGACGCCGTCGACTCCAACACGACCCGCTTTAAAATTCCATGGGGTGTGGGTGGCGCTTACGACAAGCGTGCCGATGGAAGTCCCGCCGTGCCGAAGTTTAGCGATTTCCGCGACGGTCTGGAAAACACGCTGCTGGTTGTCGAAACGGGAACAGACACCGCGGTTGCCTGGTCCAAACCCGATACGTTCGACTTCGACCTCGCAGACCCAAAGAATTTTCTGGGCAGCCTCCCCGACCCGTTCTTTCGCGCGATCGCCGCCGACGGAACGTTAATCCACTTACCGGCCGACATTGATGACGCGGTTCTATCGGCGTTGATCACCAAGAACGCTCAGACGACCTATGGCAACGGCAACGTACCGACCAGCGAGATCGTCGATGTGGAATCGCTGCGCACGAAATACACCTCGCTCAATTCGCCCGACGTTGCGATAGACCGCTCCAACGACATGAAAACGATCGGGCTGGCAACACACAATTTTCATTCTGCTTTTCGAGCGCTGCCGGTCATTGATTCACCCGAATTTTTTGACGCCGATGGACGACCGCACTTGAGCTGGCGAGTGCATCTGTTGCCGTTCTTGGGTCACCGGACACTTTACGATCAATTTGCCCTTGATGAAGGGTGGGACAGCGCAACCAACTTGCCGCTACTTCAATCGATGCCCGACGTGTATCGTTCGCTGGGCGATTCCTGGGATAGCGTCAAAACACGAGTGCAACGATTCGTCGACGGCGGAACCGAAGAGTTCGGATTTCGTAACGGCGCACCGTTCAGAAGCACCGGTGCCGCACCTCGGTTCCGAGACTTCCTTGACGGTTTGTCGAACACCCTATTGTTTGTCGAATCCGGCCCCGACGTCGCCGTGAATTGGACCCAGCCCGATGACATCACCTTCGACCCGGCCAACCCGTTTGCAAATATGGGTGACGTGGCGGACGGATTCTGGGCGGTCTACGCAGACGGTGCAGTCAGCTTTTTGCAAGATGTCCGTGACGAAGACATGGCACTGTTGATTCGTGCGAATGATCGAACGATTCCCTCGACGACTCGCATGAGGTTCTCGGCGAAGAAAATCGATGTGGTCGAAGGCGGCGGAATTGGTAGCGTCGAAGTCGTTCCCGTCGAAAGATATGCCAGCTCCGTCGCCGTGACGGTGGACGATCCGAGTGCTGTCGAAATTTGGCCCAGTGTGCTGACGTTGACACCCGACGATTGGACGGTGCCGCGATCGATTTCGGTGCGTGCGATCGATGACGCGTTGACGACCGGACCACGAACCGTGACGGTCACTGTCGGCGATCAGTCCTTTGAAGTTCTGATTCATGACGATGACACTGCGACGACGCCGACGGTGATCGCGACCGGCACGGCCTACGGAGGAACGACGGCGGCCTATGGCGAAAACGCGTTCGCCGCGCCACGTGCGGCGTTGCGGCCCGGCCAGGTGTCTCATGCGTCATCGGTCACCAACTACGTGCGTGGAATCAATCGTGTTGTGATCGACGTAGAAGGGCTGTCGGCGACCACGCTTGCGGCCAGCGATTTTGAATTCCGTATCGGCAATGATGACGATGGTTCGACCTGGGTGACCGCGCCCGCGCCAAGCGGTATCGAGGTCTTACCAGGAATCGGTGAATTGGGCACGGATCGAATCGCAATCGTGTGGCCCGATCGTGCGATCAAGAACACATGGTTGCAAGTCACTGTGAAATCCGGTGGTGCGATCGGTTTGCCGGCGGACCACGTCTTCTACGTTGGTAATCAAATCGCCGACGTCGACGGCGCCGCTCCTGGTCAAGCGATTCGCGTCAACGCGTTCGACACGATCGATATCCGATTCAACCAATCCGTCCAACCCAATTCGGCGGGGATCGACAACCCCTTTGACATTGACCGAAACGGTCGTGTCGACGCCTTCGACACCGTGATGGCGAGACTGAACCAAGCCGCGTCGGGAGAACTGCAAATGATCACCGCCCCCATGGTCGCGGGTCCACCGCCAGCGCCGACCGCGCGCGTCACCGCGGCCATCGAAGCGATCCTGACGACGGACGTCGCCATCGTGCCCGTTGCCGACGACCGAATCGTGACCCGCAGCGAGTTTCTGCGACGCAGGGGTGATTTCACAGTTTGGCAAAGAAGCCAGTCGACCGGCGATCGTCGCATCGATCGGACCGAAGCCGCCCAATCACGACGGGCGATCCGCGAGTTCTGGCGATTGAATCACGAAGTCACCGTAACGCAGATGGAAGACTTCTTCGCTTCGCTTCGCGGTGGGACCACGTCAATCGATTGA